One segment of Pyrococcus sp. ST04 DNA contains the following:
- a CDS encoding radical SAM protein, producing MRKLKIYIPGIKFPSISVTGNYCFLNCAHCGRHYLEGMMKVTKRNIFEKCLEMEKEGYIGCLLSGGMDHRLKVPLDRYKEEIKKIKERTNLKLNVHVGFIDESDLEWLKYVDVVSLDFVGDDEVIKRVYKINKTVKDYLMILDILTSNGIAVAPHITIGLDFGKIHWEFKAIDMLIKYPIKVLVLDVLIPTPGTEMESVPKVPVEKALEVVKYAREKFNGELSIGCMRPFGKWREEFDRGAILLGVDRITNPPRKVIEWAKTIRDVEVYYECCVM from the coding sequence ATGAGAAAACTAAAAATCTACATCCCAGGTATTAAGTTTCCTTCGATATCGGTTACTGGGAATTATTGCTTTTTGAACTGTGCCCATTGTGGAAGGCACTATCTAGAAGGAATGATGAAGGTAACAAAAAGGAACATATTTGAAAAGTGCTTGGAAATGGAGAAAGAGGGGTATATAGGATGTCTTTTAAGCGGAGGAATGGACCACAGACTCAAAGTCCCCCTAGATAGGTACAAAGAGGAGATAAAAAAGATTAAGGAGAGAACAAACCTAAAGCTTAACGTTCATGTAGGATTTATTGACGAGAGTGATCTAGAGTGGCTTAAATACGTGGATGTTGTATCTCTGGATTTTGTGGGAGATGATGAGGTAATAAAGAGGGTTTATAAGATAAACAAAACAGTAAAAGACTACCTAATGATTCTTGACATTCTGACATCCAATGGTATAGCCGTTGCTCCTCATATAACGATTGGTCTAGATTTCGGTAAAATACATTGGGAGTTCAAAGCAATAGACATGCTTATAAAGTACCCAATCAAGGTTCTCGTCCTTGATGTATTAATTCCGACTCCAGGAACTGAAATGGAAAGCGTGCCTAAAGTGCCCGTAGAAAAAGCCCTTGAAGTTGTAAAATATGCAAGAGAAAAGTTCAACGGGGAGCTAAGCATAGGATGCATGAGACCATTTGGAAAGTGGAGGGAGGAATTCGATAGGGGGGCTATATTGCTAGGTGTTGACAGAATAACCAATCCCCCAAGAAAGGTCATCGAATGGGCAAAGACGATTAGAGATGTAGAGGTGTACTATGAATGTTGCGTGATGTAA
- a CDS encoding magnesium transporter, producing MLRDVTREELAEIIKEAALVSLPGLVFAMFIDFFAGIFMGKYFEDLMKYAVLLVILPGLMGLRGNIFGALASRFTTMLHLGEMEPSLKDKNVRKNVILSIILSMIPLFILWTIGALKIRDHALASLAVVVTSTLFATLILAYTTAGATIIPFKKGIDPDAIAVPLVTATADLITIPLLVTFLYIYEHDKPIFLVLSLLGIFLSTVVGINVRYSREDLDLIREILGVIGALAMISSITGSLLQTYSSRIQGTVFTIMYPVVLASLGNIGSIIGSKTSTRVHLGEIEGLLDLKTLIEIVVYSGLSLPLAMLMSIVGKYLFTFTTKQPGEIYFRFILSYPLVAMGVMFLAYFLTRSFEKMGLDPDNVTVPTITTLSDIISTLFIVAII from the coding sequence ATGTTGCGTGATGTAACTAGAGAGGAGCTCGCTGAGATAATAAAGGAGGCTGCTCTAGTCTCACTTCCTGGGTTAGTTTTTGCCATGTTCATTGATTTTTTTGCAGGGATTTTCATGGGGAAGTACTTTGAGGATTTAATGAAGTATGCCGTGTTGCTTGTAATTCTTCCAGGATTAATGGGACTGAGGGGGAATATCTTCGGGGCTTTAGCTTCAAGATTCACAACAATGCTCCACTTAGGTGAAATGGAGCCAAGTTTAAAAGATAAAAATGTCAGGAAGAATGTTATACTCTCAATAATTCTCTCGATGATTCCTTTGTTTATCCTTTGGACAATAGGAGCTCTTAAAATTCGAGATCACGCCCTTGCTTCCCTGGCTGTTGTTGTAACATCTACCTTATTCGCAACCTTAATCCTAGCATACACCACAGCAGGGGCCACGATAATTCCATTTAAAAAGGGAATAGACCCAGATGCCATAGCAGTTCCCCTCGTAACAGCAACTGCAGACCTAATCACCATCCCTCTCTTAGTCACGTTTCTTTATATCTATGAGCACGACAAGCCAATATTTTTGGTGTTATCTCTCCTGGGTATCTTCTTATCCACAGTCGTTGGTATTAATGTTAGATACAGCAGGGAAGATCTTGACCTGATAAGGGAGATCCTCGGAGTGATAGGAGCTCTGGCAATGATTTCAAGTATAACTGGTTCACTTCTCCAGACATACAGTTCGAGAATCCAAGGAACCGTATTCACAATAATGTACCCAGTAGTCCTAGCGAGTTTGGGAAATATTGGCTCTATAATTGGCTCAAAGACATCCACAAGAGTTCATCTCGGAGAGATTGAGGGATTACTTGATCTAAAGACGCTCATTGAGATTGTAGTATACTCAGGCTTGAGCCTACCTCTTGCAATGCTAATGAGCATTGTAGGAAAATATCTCTTCACATTCACAACAAAACAACCAGGAGAGATATACTTTAGATTTATACTTTCATATCCGTTGGTTGCCATGGGCGTAATGTTCCTTGCATACTTCCTAACAAGAAGCTTTGAAAAGATGGGACTTGATCCAGATAACGTAACCGTTCCCACGATAACGACACTCTCGGATATAATTTCAACTCTCTTTATTGTCGCGATAATCTAA
- the rbcL gene encoding type III ribulose-bisphosphate carboxylase — protein sequence MKVEWYLDFVDLEYSPGRDELIVEYYFEPNGVSPEEAAGRIASESSIGTWTTLWKMPEMAKRSMAKVFYLEKKGDGYIAKIAYPLTLFEEGSLVQLFSAIAGNIFGMKAIKNLRLLDFHPPYEYLRHFRGPQYGVNGIREFMGVHDRPLTATVPKPKMGWSVEEYAEIAYELWSGGIDLLKDDENFTSFPFNRFEERVRKLYRVRDRVEAETGETKEYLINITGPVNVMEKRAEMVANEGGQYVMIDIVVAGWSALQYMREVTEDLGLAIHAHRAMHAAFTRNPKHGITMLALAKAARMIGVDQIHTGTAVGKMAGDYEEIKRINDFLLSRWEHIRPVFPVASGGLHPGLMPELIRLFGKDLVIQAGGGVMGHPDGPKAGAKALRDAIEAAVDGIDLEEKAKSSPELRKALDKWGYLKPK from the coding sequence ATGAAAGTGGAGTGGTATCTTGATTTTGTTGATTTGGAGTATTCCCCAGGTAGAGACGAGCTTATAGTTGAATACTATTTTGAACCAAACGGGGTTTCACCAGAAGAGGCCGCTGGAAGAATAGCAAGTGAAAGTTCTATAGGGACATGGACAACTCTATGGAAAATGCCCGAAATGGCAAAGAGAAGTATGGCGAAGGTATTTTACTTAGAAAAGAAAGGGGATGGATATATAGCGAAAATCGCATATCCATTAACTCTTTTTGAAGAAGGAAGCTTGGTTCAGCTTTTTAGTGCCATAGCAGGCAACATATTTGGTATGAAAGCCATAAAGAACTTGAGGCTCCTAGACTTTCATCCCCCTTATGAGTACCTGAGGCACTTCAGAGGCCCGCAATATGGAGTCAATGGAATTAGAGAATTCATGGGAGTTCATGATAGGCCACTCACGGCAACCGTTCCAAAACCGAAAATGGGATGGAGTGTTGAAGAATATGCCGAAATAGCTTATGAACTCTGGAGCGGTGGAATAGACCTTCTAAAGGATGATGAAAACTTCACGAGCTTTCCATTTAATAGGTTTGAAGAGAGAGTGAGAAAGCTCTACAGAGTGAGAGATAGAGTGGAAGCTGAAACAGGAGAAACTAAGGAGTACCTAATAAACATAACAGGTCCAGTTAACGTCATGGAGAAAAGGGCAGAGATGGTGGCCAATGAGGGAGGCCAGTACGTCATGATAGACATTGTAGTGGCTGGATGGAGTGCTCTGCAATATATGAGGGAAGTTACAGAGGATCTTGGCCTAGCAATACATGCTCACAGGGCTATGCATGCTGCATTCACTAGGAATCCGAAGCATGGCATTACAATGCTTGCGTTGGCAAAAGCCGCCAGAATGATTGGAGTGGATCAGATACATACGGGAACTGCCGTAGGGAAAATGGCCGGCGATTACGAGGAAATAAAAAGGATAAACGACTTCCTCCTAAGCAGATGGGAGCATATAAGGCCCGTATTCCCCGTCGCTAGTGGAGGGCTTCATCCTGGACTGATGCCTGAATTGATAAGGCTGTTTGGAAAAGACCTCGTTATTCAGGCTGGAGGAGGAGTTATGGGACATCCGGATGGCCCTAAAGCAGGTGCTAAGGCTCTCAGAGATGCTATTGAGGCTGCAGTAGATGGAATAGACCTAGAAGAGAAAGCGAAATCTAGTCCAGAGCTGAGAAAAGCCCTGGATAAGTGGGGTTATCTTAAGCCAAAGTGA
- a CDS encoding PCNA-inhibitor, protein MDRKLDDFFELGPKKRNNNKSNNSDSKKSRKKLKSTNLDEFLPEEHINFFKNLRIGSKRIARKKIEEV, encoded by the coding sequence ATGGACAGAAAGCTCGATGACTTCTTTGAATTAGGGCCTAAGAAACGAAATAACAACAAAAGTAATAATTCAGACAGCAAGAAATCCAGAAAGAAACTGAAATCAACGAACTTAGATGAATTTTTGCCAGAGGAGCACATAAACTTTTTCAAAAATTTAAGGATTGGATCAAAGAGAATAGCAAGAAAAAAGATCGAAGAAGTGTAG